The Candidatus Thermokryptus mobilis genome includes a region encoding these proteins:
- the lipA gene encoding lipoyl synthase has protein sequence MQIKERRPEWLRIKLQVNESFMKVRNIISEYKLHTVCEEARCPNMSECWSRGTATFMILGDICTRSCGFCAVKTGKPIGLDTDEPQRVAQAVKLMGIKHAVITSVNRDDLKDGGAGIFAETIKKIRELVPECRVEVLIPDFKGDEKALDIVIEAKPDILNHNVETVPRLYKIVRPQAKYERSLKVLDYCKKHGLVTKTGLILGIGEKTEEVVDVMKDLRSIDVDILTLGQYLQPTKIHLPIDRFVPPEEFEMLKKIGLEMGFRYVESGPLVRSSYHAESHIVW, from the coding sequence ATGCAGATTAAAGAGAGACGACCCGAATGGTTAAGGATAAAACTTCAGGTAAATGAGTCCTTTATGAAGGTGAGAAACATCATTTCTGAATATAAACTTCACACGGTTTGTGAAGAGGCAAGATGTCCGAATATGTCGGAATGCTGGTCAAGGGGAACAGCTACTTTCATGATACTTGGAGATATCTGCACGAGAAGTTGTGGCTTTTGTGCTGTCAAGACAGGCAAACCAATTGGGCTTGACACTGACGAACCGCAAAGGGTCGCTCAAGCAGTTAAACTTATGGGAATAAAACATGCCGTGATAACATCCGTCAATAGAGACGATTTGAAAGATGGTGGTGCTGGAATTTTCGCAGAGACAATAAAAAAGATAAGAGAGCTCGTCCCAGAATGCAGGGTTGAAGTGTTAATTCCCGATTTCAAGGGAGATGAAAAAGCACTTGATATAGTAATTGAAGCAAAACCCGACATTTTGAACCATAATGTTGAAACCGTCCCACGACTCTATAAAATAGTCAGACCACAAGCAAAATACGAAAGAAGTTTAAAAGTCCTTGATTATTGTAAAAAACATGGTCTCGTCACAAAAACAGGGCTTATTCTTGGAATCGGTGAGAAAACAGAAGAAGTCGTTGATGTGATGAAGGACCTTCGCTCAATTGATGTTGACATTTTAACCCTCGGACAATACCTTCAGCCGACAAAGATACACCTACCGATTGATAGATTTGTTCCACCCGAGGAATTTGAAATGCTCAAAAAAATCGGGCTTGAAATGGGGTTCAGATATGTTGAGTCGGGTCCGCTTGTTAGAAGTTCATATCATGCGGAATCACACATCGTCTGGTAA
- a CDS encoding lipopolysaccharide biosynthesis protein, producing MFDQIKQLGKETAIYGLSTIIGRFLNFILVPFYTNVLKPDQYGIVTTIYAYIAFLNIIYSYGMESAYMRYASSLEIGSKKENFSTPFISIFLTSLLFSSIIHIFSEKIANLINIPIDFSVCIRYSAWILFFDALCIIPLSALRLEGKAMIFSTIKIVNIVVNVTLNIVLLLKFKLGVYGVFISGVASSALTFLMVLPIILKNLSFSFLKRLYIELLKFGLPYIPSGLSAIVIQVIDRPILKALTDDATVGIYQANYRLGIFMMLFVSMFDYAWRPFFLRNANNPDAKKLFSRVMTYFTLVGALLFILVSLLIEDFVKLKILGRYIIHPDYWLGLGIVPIVLLGYLFNGIYVNLIVGIYIQKKTKYLPYITGIGAIANILGNYTLIPILGMYGSAWATLISYLIMAISLFIAVQRIYPIRYEYERIAKIGVATALSFTLSYVTHLKLTILILFFIFLLGLRFFTKEEIKIVRKIF from the coding sequence ATGTTTGACCAGATAAAGCAACTTGGGAAGGAAACCGCAATTTACGGTTTAAGCACTATAATTGGCAGATTCTTAAACTTCATCCTTGTCCCATTTTATACCAATGTTTTAAAGCCCGACCAATATGGTATTGTCACGACAATTTACGCATATATAGCATTTCTTAACATCATTTATTCTTACGGGATGGAATCCGCTTATATGCGATATGCCTCATCACTTGAAATCGGGAGCAAGAAGGAAAATTTCAGCACCCCTTTCATTTCAATTTTTCTGACATCGCTCCTGTTTTCTTCAATAATTCACATTTTCTCCGAAAAGATAGCAAATCTTATCAATATACCCATTGATTTTTCCGTTTGCATCAGATATTCTGCTTGGATTTTATTTTTTGACGCGCTTTGCATAATACCTTTGTCTGCATTACGGCTTGAAGGCAAAGCGATGATTTTCTCAACGATAAAAATCGTAAACATAGTTGTAAATGTCACTTTAAACATAGTTTTGCTCTTAAAGTTCAAACTCGGTGTTTATGGGGTCTTCATAAGCGGGGTTGCTTCTTCTGCTTTGACATTTCTTATGGTTTTACCAATAATTTTAAAAAATCTCTCATTCTCGTTTTTGAAAAGATTATACATTGAGCTTCTTAAGTTCGGGTTGCCTTATATTCCGTCTGGGCTATCCGCCATCGTAATTCAAGTGATAGACCGCCCAATCCTAAAAGCTTTGACTGACGATGCAACAGTTGGCATCTATCAAGCAAATTATCGCCTTGGGATCTTTATGATGCTTTTCGTCTCAATGTTTGATTACGCCTGGCGACCTTTCTTTTTAAGGAATGCGAACAACCCCGACGCAAAGAAATTATTCTCAAGGGTGATGACATATTTCACGCTGGTTGGAGCATTATTATTTATTTTGGTTTCACTTCTAATTGAAGATTTCGTCAAGTTGAAAATTCTTGGCAGATATATAATACATCCCGATTATTGGTTGGGACTTGGAATAGTTCCAATCGTTTTGCTCGGATACCTGTTCAACGGAATTTATGTTAATTTGATAGTTGGAATTTACATCCAAAAAAAGACAAAATATCTACCCTACATTACAGGGATCGGAGCAATTGCAAACATACTTGGAAACTACACTTTAATTCCAATCCTTGGAATGTACGGTTCCGCCTGGGCAACATTGATAAGTTATCTCATCATGGCTATTTCTCTTTTCATAGCTGTCCAGAGGATTTATCCAATAAGGTACGAATATGAACGCATAGCAAAAATTGGGGTTGCAACCGCCCTATCTTTCACTTTGAGCTATGTCACACACTTAAAGTTGACAATTTTGATCCTCTTTTTTATCTTTCTTTTAGGTTTGAGGTTCTTTACGAAAGAGGAAATAAAAATAGTTAGGAAGATTTTTTAA